One genomic window of Leptospira saintgironsiae includes the following:
- a CDS encoding LIC12298 family protein, with product MMIRSLQDSGAYERSRKGLAGAGFDWREKVRSSEPNSKTFADYLEESFQGDLVQDGNWFSETLSELSKKNLRKI from the coding sequence ATGATGATTCGATCTCTACAAGATTCAGGTGCTTACGAGAGAAGCCGTAAAGGTCTCGCTGGAGCGGGATTCGATTGGAGGGAAAAAGTTCGTTCTTCTGAACCGAACTCTAAGACCTTCGCGGATTATTTGGAAGAATCTTTCCAAGGGGACTTGGTCCAGGATGGAAATTGGTTCTCTGAAACACTTTCTGAGCTGAGTAAGAAGAACCTGAGAAAAATTTAA
- a CDS encoding JAB domain-containing protein, which produces MAERWDSGLDPRSRIFHDADNLEDWELIAVLLGKGSRGLPVEDLSRDILKKSQGLGGLLSSNIPRNFHINGLGKAKVSTLLAALELAKRLKYKSIRMTGYNPTTLASYLQGLFSPLKRECFVLATISPAGDLLRVEIVSKGSLEEVGVLPRDLVRIILNDEASRAILAHNHPGMICFPSQEDWEVYTNLKDILGNLDIELLDHWIFGIDGIFSCKQSTRLEEN; this is translated from the coding sequence TTGGCTGAGCGCTGGGACTCAGGCCTGGATCCTAGATCCCGTATCTTTCATGATGCAGACAATCTGGAGGACTGGGAGCTGATTGCCGTTCTTTTGGGCAAAGGTAGCAGGGGCCTTCCTGTCGAAGATCTCAGCCGAGATATTCTAAAAAAGTCCCAAGGATTGGGAGGACTTCTCTCATCCAATATTCCTAGAAATTTTCATATCAACGGTTTGGGTAAGGCAAAGGTCAGTACCTTATTGGCCGCCTTAGAACTAGCCAAACGACTCAAATACAAATCGATCCGAATGACGGGTTATAACCCGACTACACTTGCTTCTTATCTGCAGGGTTTATTCTCCCCTTTAAAAAGAGAATGTTTTGTTTTAGCTACTATCTCTCCTGCAGGAGATCTTTTAAGAGTAGAGATAGTTTCCAAGGGTAGTTTAGAAGAAGTGGGAGTGCTTCCCAGAGATTTGGTCCGGATCATACTGAATGACGAGGCCTCCCGAGCAATACTTGCCCATAATCATCCTGGTATGATCTGTTTTCCAAGCCAAGAAGATTGGGAAGTCTATACCAACTTAAAGGATATACTCGGTAATTTGGATATAGAGCTTTTGGACCATTGGATTTTTGGAATTGACGGGATCTTTTCCTGCAAACAATCTACTCGACTAGAAGAGAACTGA
- a CDS encoding ABC transporter permease has translation MTSFVFLRNLRILSVLVRRDYALQYAGSALGLTWMFLQNVSLILIYTIVFYFIGIRSQGENSIEYFSNVLSGLLFWIPLQEYLIRGTGILTDNRQLIKRSPLGPEIFLWIPFVQFLLHWLVTSIPIFIFLAWAGKLGFWSLPLSFLSMFCTGLFLACLQSYLARVNIILRDISPLVRLLTQFLFWGLPILYESKGILGKLNVFNPFFFPLEIFRSALLVGYTPQAGVWEFLPFFGIFIGIFLLSRTKLNQIVLDHL, from the coding sequence GTGACCTCTTTCGTTTTTTTGCGTAATCTCAGAATTTTATCAGTTCTTGTCAGAAGGGATTATGCATTGCAGTACGCAGGCTCCGCATTGGGTTTAACCTGGATGTTCCTACAAAACGTAAGTCTTATCCTGATCTATACGATCGTATTTTATTTTATCGGTATCAGATCCCAGGGGGAAAATTCCATAGAATATTTTTCTAATGTACTTAGCGGACTTTTGTTCTGGATACCTCTGCAAGAATATTTGATCAGAGGTACAGGGATTCTTACTGACAATAGGCAGTTGATCAAAAGATCCCCTCTTGGTCCTGAAATTTTTCTTTGGATCCCATTTGTTCAGTTTTTGTTACATTGGCTCGTAACTTCTATTCCAATCTTTATCTTTTTGGCTTGGGCTGGCAAACTTGGGTTTTGGAGTTTACCTCTTTCTTTTTTATCCATGTTCTGCACCGGATTATTTCTGGCCTGTCTCCAAAGTTATTTGGCTCGTGTGAATATTATTCTCCGAGATATTTCTCCTTTGGTGAGATTATTGACCCAGTTTTTATTTTGGGGACTTCCTATTCTTTACGAATCCAAAGGTATTTTAGGAAAACTGAATGTGTTCAATCCATTCTTCTTTCCTTTAGAAATTTTTAGATCTGCTTTATTAGTTGGATATACTCCGCAAGCAGGGGTTTGGGAATTTCTTCCATTTTTTGGGATTTTCATAGGGATCTTTCTTTTAAGTCGTACTAAATTAAATCAGATAGTGTTGGATCACCTTTGA
- a CDS encoding ABC transporter ATP-binding protein, whose translation MIKIENISKTYQGYSKPWNRLLSAITFGYFGLDVKYKALDGISFSAEKGEVIGIIGRNGAGKSTLLKLLTGVSKVDSGKLEKKGTVRSILELGVGFNPELSGEENLYYNGLVWGLDPEELIKSSEEIFHFSGLSEFRKSPLKNYSSGMTMRLGFALATAKRPDILIVDEALAVGDASFQQKSLNRFRKFSEEGTLTLIVSHDLELLKSVCTRLIVLEKGKLVFDGDPIDGFRQYMQIIASSSLDGNTKIQDKDSLVESLDVEIQYAGKSNPSILPVGAEVLLRVSASFRSSLEDLTVGFHIDDHRGIRVFGTNTFHIGGRQKDLKPKEPVRIDFRFPMNLSPGKYSLGIALHSGESHAEGSYLWKDGVIQFELERLDVPKFEGAAWIPVKVEAKKGNFSG comes from the coding sequence TTGATTAAGATAGAGAATATTTCAAAGACCTACCAAGGTTATAGTAAACCCTGGAATAGACTTTTAAGCGCCATCACATTCGGTTATTTTGGCCTGGATGTAAAATACAAGGCGCTAGATGGAATTTCTTTTTCCGCGGAGAAGGGAGAAGTCATCGGCATCATCGGCCGCAACGGTGCCGGAAAATCCACTCTACTTAAGTTGCTTACCGGAGTTTCCAAAGTGGATTCCGGTAAATTAGAGAAGAAGGGAACTGTCCGTTCTATCTTAGAATTGGGTGTTGGTTTCAATCCGGAACTTTCTGGAGAAGAAAACTTATACTATAACGGTTTGGTTTGGGGATTAGATCCGGAAGAATTGATCAAATCTTCTGAGGAAATTTTTCATTTTTCCGGGCTGTCTGAATTTCGTAAAAGCCCTTTAAAAAATTATTCTTCCGGAATGACGATGAGATTGGGATTTGCACTCGCGACTGCAAAACGTCCTGATATCTTGATTGTGGACGAGGCTTTGGCTGTAGGTGACGCAAGCTTCCAGCAGAAAAGTTTAAACAGGTTCCGCAAGTTTTCGGAAGAAGGAACTCTTACTTTAATTGTAAGTCATGACTTGGAACTTTTAAAATCTGTCTGCACTAGACTTATTGTTTTAGAAAAAGGAAAGCTGGTATTCGATGGGGATCCGATAGACGGCTTTAGACAATATATGCAGATTATCGCATCTTCTTCTTTGGATGGAAACACTAAGATACAAGATAAGGATTCTTTGGTAGAATCTTTGGATGTAGAGATCCAATACGCGGGCAAATCTAATCCTTCTATCCTCCCTGTTGGCGCCGAAGTTTTATTAAGAGTAAGCGCATCTTTTCGTTCTTCTTTAGAAGATCTAACCGTTGGTTTTCATATAGATGATCATCGAGGGATACGAGTTTTCGGAACGAATACATTCCATATTGGTGGTCGCCAAAAAGATCTAAAACCAAAGGAGCCCGTTCGAATAGATTTTCGTTTTCCGATGAATCTTTCTCCCGGGAAATATTCCTTGGGGATCGCATTACATTCTGGTGAAAGCCATGCAGAAGGTTCCTATCTTTGGAAGGATGGGGTGATTCAATTCGAGCTGGAAAGATTGGATGTCCCAAAATTTGAAGGCGCCGCTTGGATCCCGGTCAAAGTCGAGGCGAAAAAAGGGAATTTTTCCGGATAA
- a CDS encoding UDP-glucose dehydrogenase family protein, with protein MKVCVIGSGYVGLVAGACFAEYGNHVICVDKDSKKIEDLKKGIIPIYEPGLSELVLNNHKENRLGFSTSIQEGVEGSEIIFIAVGTPTSEDGSADLSAVFAVAEQIGKSINGYKVIVDKSTVPVGTAAKVKEIVSKNTKHEFDVVSNPEFLKEGAAIDDFMKPERVVIGADSERAGSLVAQLYAPFVLNGNPIIKMGTVSAELTKYACNAFLATKISFANEIANLCETVGADYEDVRKGMGTDSRIGRQFLYAGIGYGGSCFPKDVRALIRTSENFSSSLRIIREVERVNEDQKVRLYTKIEDFFGKGQIKGKTLAVWGLAFKPGTDDMREAPSIPLLLKLHEEGAKIKAFDPVSKETSEYYFKDKIEYAKDAYDALEGADALLLLTEWREFREPDFSRIKKLMKGHVIFDGRNQYRPDHMKKEGFKYFSIGKQSV; from the coding sequence ATGAAAGTTTGCGTAATTGGAAGCGGCTATGTGGGCCTTGTTGCTGGAGCTTGCTTCGCTGAATATGGAAATCATGTGATCTGCGTGGATAAGGACTCTAAAAAAATAGAGGACTTGAAAAAAGGAATCATACCTATTTATGAACCTGGTCTATCCGAATTGGTTTTGAATAACCATAAGGAAAATCGACTTGGTTTCAGCACTTCCATCCAAGAAGGAGTAGAAGGCTCAGAAATCATTTTTATCGCTGTTGGAACTCCAACATCCGAAGACGGATCTGCGGATCTAAGCGCAGTATTTGCAGTCGCTGAACAGATAGGAAAATCAATCAACGGTTACAAAGTGATCGTGGATAAGTCCACTGTTCCCGTAGGAACTGCTGCTAAAGTAAAAGAAATTGTTTCCAAAAACACCAAACACGAATTCGACGTGGTATCCAATCCAGAGTTCTTGAAAGAAGGCGCTGCTATCGACGACTTCATGAAACCTGAAAGAGTTGTGATTGGTGCGGACAGTGAAAGAGCTGGATCGCTTGTTGCTCAGCTTTATGCCCCATTCGTATTGAACGGAAACCCAATCATTAAAATGGGAACTGTTTCTGCGGAGCTAACGAAATACGCATGTAACGCATTCTTAGCTACTAAGATCTCTTTTGCAAACGAGATCGCTAACTTATGCGAAACCGTAGGCGCGGATTATGAAGATGTAAGAAAAGGAATGGGAACTGATTCCAGGATCGGCCGCCAATTCTTATATGCTGGTATCGGTTACGGTGGATCTTGTTTTCCTAAGGACGTTCGTGCATTGATCCGTACTTCTGAAAATTTTTCTTCTTCTCTTCGTATTATTAGAGAAGTAGAAAGAGTGAACGAAGACCAAAAAGTCCGTTTATATACTAAGATAGAGGACTTTTTCGGAAAAGGTCAGATCAAAGGAAAAACTCTAGCAGTTTGGGGACTCGCATTCAAGCCGGGCACAGACGATATGAGAGAAGCTCCTTCTATTCCTCTATTACTAAAATTGCATGAAGAAGGCGCTAAGATAAAGGCATTTGATCCTGTATCTAAAGAAACTTCTGAATACTATTTTAAAGATAAGATAGAATATGCTAAAGATGCGTATGACGCGTTAGAAGGTGCAGATGCACTCCTTCTTCTTACCGAATGGAGAGAATTCAGAGAACCTGATTTTTCCAGAATTAAAAAGTTAATGAAAGGTCATGTGATCTTTGACGGTAGAAACCAATATCGACCGGACCATATGAAAAAAGAAGGATTCAAATACTTCTCTATTGGTAAACAATCGGTTTAA
- a CDS encoding tetratricopeptide repeat protein: protein MRPFSKIQSILLLICLLLSSEMSAEVWETSVETAFNKAKKEGKPIFIDVYADWCGYCKTLKKEIYPKKEVKQELSKFVLLSLDGDRFPNLKKKYDVTGYPTLLFLDKNGSLTEKIAGMPDHKMVIKTLRSAYSKRDKEVSLLADLEKDPDNNLLLLKVGEYYFEAKEYKKAADYFYKSFASEDLRMPENKHKALFNLGLSFTELKNWEKAIKTFSLYLDKFPTGHSKAALYYRGGAYSSLGQKTEAKEDLKKALELSSDPEEKKEIQDLLNRL, encoded by the coding sequence ATGCGCCCTTTTTCAAAAATCCAATCCATCCTTCTATTGATTTGCCTTTTGCTCTCATCCGAGATGAGTGCAGAGGTTTGGGAGACTTCCGTTGAGACCGCTTTTAATAAGGCGAAGAAGGAAGGAAAACCCATCTTTATAGATGTATACGCAGATTGGTGCGGATACTGCAAGACCCTCAAAAAGGAAATTTATCCTAAAAAAGAAGTGAAACAAGAACTATCCAAGTTCGTACTTCTTTCTTTGGACGGGGACAGATTTCCTAACTTAAAGAAAAAGTATGATGTAACTGGTTACCCAACTCTTCTATTTTTAGATAAGAACGGAAGTCTGACAGAGAAGATCGCTGGGATGCCAGATCATAAAATGGTCATCAAAACATTAAGATCGGCATATTCAAAAAGAGACAAAGAAGTTAGCCTACTTGCAGACTTGGAAAAAGATCCCGATAATAATCTTCTTCTTTTAAAAGTGGGAGAATATTACTTCGAAGCAAAAGAATACAAAAAAGCAGCAGACTACTTTTACAAATCATTCGCTTCCGAAGATCTCAGGATGCCTGAAAACAAACATAAGGCTTTATTCAATCTGGGACTTAGTTTTACAGAACTAAAAAACTGGGAGAAAGCTATTAAAACGTTTTCTTTATATTTGGATAAGTTCCCAACGGGACATTCCAAAGCTGCTTTGTATTATAGAGGGGGGGCTTATTCTTCTCTCGGCCAAAAAACGGAAGCGAAAGAAGATCTAAAAAAAGCCCTGGAGCTCAGCTCTGATCCGGAGGAAAAGAAAGAGATCCAGGACTTATTAAATCGGCTCTGA
- the hisE gene encoding phosphoribosyl-ATP diphosphatase produces MDFLLQLEQILKKRKEELPEKSYTADLFRGGVDRILKKVGEEAGEVIIAAKNADKKELTHESADLLFHLQVLLVERGLSLSDIVEELKKRHS; encoded by the coding sequence ATGGACTTCCTGCTTCAGTTAGAGCAAATCCTTAAAAAAAGAAAAGAAGAACTTCCCGAAAAATCCTATACTGCGGACCTCTTCCGAGGTGGCGTGGATCGTATCCTTAAAAAAGTAGGGGAAGAAGCTGGAGAAGTGATTATCGCGGCAAAAAATGCGGATAAAAAAGAACTCACTCACGAATCCGCGGACTTACTATTTCATTTACAGGTTCTTCTTGTGGAAAGAGGACTTTCTCTTTCCGACATAGTAGAAGAACTTAAAAAAAGACACTCTTAA
- a CDS encoding zinc ribbon domain-containing protein, with protein sequence MDFLLIFFYIVLVAIVAAPFVYVSMFAKHIPYETDPKSSELFDRRDVLLDNLKDLKIEFDTGKLTETEFKSISSGLVKELEEQDKKISQGVTTLSKTETSAKPQLGGKFCHNCGFKIEIFGAKFCPECGTKLQV encoded by the coding sequence ATGGATTTTCTATTAATTTTCTTTTATATAGTTTTAGTCGCAATCGTTGCGGCGCCGTTCGTTTACGTGAGTATGTTTGCAAAACATATACCGTACGAAACTGATCCTAAAAGTTCTGAGCTGTTTGATAGAAGGGATGTTCTTCTGGATAACCTGAAAGATCTGAAAATTGAATTCGATACAGGAAAATTGACCGAAACAGAATTCAAATCTATCTCCTCAGGTTTAGTAAAAGAATTAGAAGAGCAAGATAAGAAGATTAGTCAAGGCGTTACAACTCTATCCAAAACGGAAACTTCCGCCAAACCTCAGTTGGGTGGAAAGTTCTGTCATAACTGTGGATTTAAAATAGAAATTTTCGGAGCAAAGTTTTGCCCTGAATGCGGGACAAAACTCCAAGTCTGA
- a CDS encoding cytochrome c-type biogenesis protein CcmH: MKVLVSSKLYKKILISLFGFFIWASAINADSTFTNLTDQEQIRTFHNVTERIRCICIPSIAIKSCSFNNCTVSAKLKLFIENRIRAGESADLIVDKMVHGFGQDIVSDPIIAKFIETGNQGMAQGVIMGFGPDILAKPDSSWIDFSIAAAAAFGMLLIYLYLKRRTAPKAAIATESENHSSFDKYISEIEEKQK; encoded by the coding sequence ATGAAAGTTTTAGTCTCTTCTAAACTATATAAGAAAATACTAATTTCTCTTTTTGGATTTTTCATATGGGCAAGTGCGATAAATGCTGATTCTACTTTTACAAATCTGACCGACCAAGAACAAATCCGCACATTCCATAATGTGACCGAAAGGATCCGATGTATTTGTATCCCTTCTATAGCGATCAAAAGTTGTTCTTTCAATAATTGTACAGTTTCTGCGAAACTCAAACTTTTCATAGAGAACAGAATTAGAGCAGGAGAATCTGCAGATTTGATCGTGGACAAAATGGTTCATGGTTTTGGCCAAGATATTGTTTCAGATCCTATCATCGCAAAGTTTATTGAAACTGGAAACCAAGGAATGGCTCAAGGAGTCATCATGGGTTTTGGTCCGGATATTCTGGCAAAACCCGATTCTTCTTGGATCGATTTTAGTATCGCGGCGGCTGCTGCATTCGGGATGCTTCTCATCTATTTATATTTAAAAAGAAGGACTGCTCCTAAAGCAGCAATCGCTACCGAATCCGAAAATCATTCTTCTTTTGATAAATACATCTCTGAAATAGAGGAAAAACAGAAATAA
- a CDS encoding heme lyase CcmF/NrfE family subunit, with amino-acid sequence MNDLGAVCLISSFSILLFSIIQTSYGIFKNDSRALELGRYTLMSNFAVVLLAFIVLVVQLMRTDLSNYYVAMHSSEHLPLFYKMTSVWSGSSGSLLFWNLLLSGFTFIVLWQTKDLLNERIPVMHLSLAVITCFFSFLAIFFPDAQPFREFQPAAVAGRGLNPLLQHWAMIIHPPILYIGYVSFAIPFAIASSALITGQLSENWFRFVRRWSIFSWFFLGTGILLGSKWAYEELGWGGYWAWDPVENASLMPWLLSTAFLHSMIIQERRGMLKFWNMLLIILAFHFCLLGTWITRSGVLEGPHSFSKSSIGTPFIVFIGASFFFYLGILIYRKDKLKPERNLEAITSKEGSFLLNNFLLVIATLSILLGVFSPLLSGVEYKAPWFNSWGVPAGILLILLMGAAPLLAWRKGADQIFFTTLLKPLIAGFIGAGIYILYYTRNFSISDYSLGDVLGEVYSVLTVGLGIFTIAGIVQEYHNGIKARRSAIHGENYFQAGFRMLLKNKRRYGGYLVHLSMVILFIGLAGNAFKQNTSVKFFYFLRFSPTNELIYTSDDTAILGDYTIGATTLKIKPIVNGDPEAGLNHRNVIVSHEATFEVKKQLKDFDTMVTERRYYPQISHLSGDFETHIPTSEPSISSTPKEDLYIQLGAIEHADLSDENPDLPGMFLDFFFTRDPAIKAAKYLKFPNQIVANLEVWVNPMVKFIWAGSLMFFLSGLLILLPIGEDKK; translated from the coding sequence ATGAATGATTTAGGCGCAGTTTGTCTCATATCCTCCTTCTCCATCCTATTATTTTCCATTATTCAAACTAGTTACGGAATTTTTAAAAACGATTCCAGAGCTTTAGAATTAGGCCGTTATACTTTAATGTCCAATTTTGCGGTCGTTCTACTGGCATTCATAGTGTTGGTTGTCCAACTTATGAGAACGGATCTATCCAACTATTATGTTGCGATGCATTCCAGTGAACATCTTCCATTATTCTACAAGATGACTTCTGTTTGGTCCGGATCTTCCGGTTCACTTCTATTCTGGAATTTACTTCTCTCCGGATTTACATTCATAGTCCTTTGGCAAACAAAAGATCTATTGAATGAAAGAATTCCGGTAATGCATCTTTCTTTGGCAGTGATCACCTGCTTCTTCTCCTTTTTAGCAATCTTCTTTCCAGATGCACAACCTTTCCGTGAATTTCAACCGGCAGCAGTCGCAGGTAGAGGATTAAATCCACTCTTACAACACTGGGCGATGATCATTCACCCTCCGATCTTATATATAGGTTATGTAAGTTTTGCGATCCCATTCGCAATTGCTTCTTCTGCATTGATCACAGGACAACTATCAGAGAACTGGTTTAGATTTGTAAGAAGATGGAGCATCTTCTCTTGGTTTTTCTTAGGAACAGGAATACTTTTAGGTTCCAAATGGGCTTACGAAGAATTAGGATGGGGCGGTTATTGGGCATGGGATCCGGTTGAAAACGCAAGCTTGATGCCTTGGCTTTTATCAACAGCATTCTTACATTCAATGATCATTCAAGAAAGAAGAGGAATGTTAAAGTTTTGGAATATGCTTTTGATCATATTAGCATTCCATTTCTGCTTACTCGGAACTTGGATCACTCGAAGCGGAGTTTTAGAAGGACCACACTCTTTCTCCAAATCAAGTATTGGAACTCCATTTATAGTTTTTATAGGAGCAAGTTTCTTCTTCTATCTTGGAATTCTAATATATAGAAAAGACAAACTCAAACCGGAGAGAAACTTAGAAGCAATCACTTCCAAGGAAGGAAGTTTTTTACTTAACAATTTCCTTTTAGTGATAGCGACTCTTTCCATTCTATTAGGAGTATTCTCTCCTTTATTATCGGGTGTAGAATATAAGGCTCCTTGGTTCAATTCCTGGGGGGTTCCTGCTGGAATTCTTCTCATTTTACTCATGGGAGCCGCTCCATTGCTCGCGTGGAGAAAAGGCGCCGATCAAATCTTCTTCACCACATTATTAAAACCTCTGATCGCTGGATTTATTGGAGCAGGGATCTATATCCTATATTACACTCGCAATTTTTCGATCAGTGATTATAGCTTAGGCGATGTGCTCGGAGAAGTTTATAGTGTTCTTACAGTAGGACTTGGGATCTTCACTATTGCCGGGATTGTACAAGAATATCATAACGGCATTAAGGCGAGAAGGTCCGCTATTCATGGCGAAAACTATTTCCAGGCCGGATTCAGAATGCTTCTTAAAAACAAAAGAAGATACGGCGGATATTTAGTTCACCTCTCCATGGTAATTTTGTTTATCGGTCTTGCAGGAAACGCATTTAAACAAAACACTTCCGTAAAGTTTTTCTATTTTTTAAGATTTTCCCCTACGAATGAGCTTATCTATACAAGTGATGACACTGCGATTTTGGGTGATTATACAATAGGCGCTACTACTCTAAAGATCAAACCGATCGTAAATGGAGATCCTGAAGCAGGACTCAATCATAGAAACGTAATCGTTTCTCATGAAGCGACATTCGAAGTCAAAAAACAGCTAAAAGATTTTGATACGATGGTGACAGAGAGAAGATACTATCCTCAGATCTCTCATTTAAGCGGAGACTTCGAAACTCATATTCCTACTAGCGAACCTTCTATCTCTTCTACCCCTAAAGAAGATCTTTATATCCAATTGGGAGCGATAGAACATGCGGATCTTTCGGATGAAAATCCGGATCTTCCTGGCATGTTTTTGGACTTCTTCTTTACAAGAGATCCTGCGATCAAGGCTGCAAAATATCTGAAATTCCCGAACCAGATCGTAGCGAATTTAGAAGTCTGGGTCAATCCAATGGTGAAATTTATTTGGGCAGGATCTTTGATGTTCTTCTTATCCGGACTTTTGATCCTATTGCCTATAGGAGAAGATAAAAAATGA
- a CDS encoding cytochrome c maturation protein CcmE, which yields MNVKFTVLASIIALSLGTIAFFSSKETSYTLLDASDLAANTTKYEADDLLRVRGFVKLGSLIREGKTAKFVLQLNEKEVPVFFTGATLLPDAFKEGARARVDGVWKNGVLVADKVEAKCASKYEAGYKEEEQ from the coding sequence ATGAACGTGAAATTTACCGTGCTTGCGAGTATCATCGCACTTTCCTTAGGAACAATTGCATTCTTCTCTTCTAAAGAAACTTCTTACACATTATTGGATGCTTCTGATTTAGCTGCGAATACCACAAAATACGAAGCAGATGATCTATTAAGAGTAAGAGGATTCGTAAAATTAGGTTCTCTTATCCGAGAAGGAAAAACTGCCAAGTTTGTCCTCCAACTAAACGAAAAAGAAGTTCCTGTATTTTTTACAGGAGCCACACTACTGCCTGACGCATTTAAAGAAGGTGCAAGAGCAAGGGTGGATGGAGTTTGGAAAAATGGAGTCCTAGTTGCCGATAAGGTAGAAGCGAAATGTGCGTCCAAATACGAAGCAGGTTATAAAGAAGAAGAACAATGA
- a CDS encoding YdcF family protein, translating into MDTIFFAASKLAGAFLFPLPASLLLLVFFAFRLPKFKHKVWVLVPTLIIWVASTDSFSQWLVRSLEEKHPPIREETLENSDAILVLGGAVDNLALYEQQVQLTSAAERMTDAVRLFQKRKAPRIVFTGGSGNLFFQTRKESDFALQFFQSLGVPTKAVFLETESRNTKENAEKTAELFRKNKWKSAILITSAFHMERSLLVFANAGIKIHPWPTDYRSRVKILTIDDFIPSSQSLENTSIAWKERIGLFVYGFRESISTFLPLRIRYPWSKDWN; encoded by the coding sequence ATGGATACGATCTTTTTTGCAGCCTCCAAACTTGCGGGGGCATTCTTATTTCCCTTACCTGCTTCCTTACTTCTGTTGGTATTTTTTGCCTTCAGACTTCCTAAATTCAAACATAAGGTTTGGGTTTTAGTTCCTACGCTCATTATCTGGGTAGCTTCTACTGATAGTTTTTCCCAATGGTTAGTTCGAAGTTTAGAAGAAAAACATCCTCCTATTCGTGAGGAAACTTTGGAAAACTCGGATGCAATTTTAGTTTTGGGCGGGGCCGTAGACAACCTTGCATTATATGAACAACAGGTTCAGTTGACTTCTGCTGCAGAAAGAATGACTGATGCTGTACGATTATTTCAAAAAAGAAAAGCGCCTCGTATTGTTTTCACTGGAGGTTCTGGGAATTTATTCTTTCAAACCAGAAAAGAATCAGACTTTGCTCTCCAATTTTTTCAATCTTTAGGAGTTCCTACTAAGGCCGTTTTTCTGGAGACTGAAAGCAGGAATACAAAAGAGAATGCGGAAAAAACGGCAGAACTTTTCCGCAAAAACAAATGGAAGTCTGCAATACTCATCACTTCTGCATTTCATATGGAAAGATCTTTGTTGGTATTTGCAAATGCTGGGATCAAGATCCATCCTTGGCCAACAGACTATAGGTCCAGGGTCAAAATTCTAACCATAGACGATTTTATACCTTCTTCCCAAAGTCTAGAGAATACAAGCATCGCCTGGAAAGAGAGAATTGGCCTATTCGTTTACGGGTTTAGAGAGAGTATTTCCACTTTTCTTCCCCTCCGTATCCGATATCCTTGGTCTAAGGACTGGAATTAA
- a CDS encoding tautomerase family protein, which yields MPYINLKVAGPLTKEQKQQISKEFSETLAKVAARPPESTYIVIDEVSRENWAVGGKLLE from the coding sequence ATGCCTTATATCAATTTAAAAGTCGCAGGACCTCTTACCAAAGAGCAAAAACAACAGATATCTAAAGAATTCTCAGAAACTCTTGCAAAAGTTGCCGCAAGACCTCCTGAATCTACATATATCGTGATCGACGAAGTTTCCAGAGAGAACTGGGCTGTAGGCGGAAAACTCCTAGAGTAA
- a CDS encoding DUF962 domain-containing protein, which translates to MKFAKEMAFYSAYHQEKRNVWIHVLGVPTITFTLFLVLNRLELVNVFGYTITAATVFGIVVLAYYFTLDFIFAAATTLVFGSLMFLAQYITLSLTATTAWSIFAVAQLVGWGAQFYGHFIFEKSRPALFDNLFQAVVSAPIFVIADVFFELGLRKDVQEAVRQELAAQGKLKNFSTAH; encoded by the coding sequence ATGAAATTCGCTAAGGAAATGGCCTTCTATTCTGCGTACCACCAAGAAAAAAGAAACGTGTGGATCCACGTGTTAGGAGTTCCTACCATCACCTTCACCTTATTTTTGGTGCTTAATAGATTAGAATTAGTTAATGTTTTTGGTTATACCATAACCGCTGCTACCGTATTTGGGATCGTAGTACTTGCTTACTACTTCACCTTGGATTTTATTTTCGCAGCTGCGACTACCTTGGTGTTTGGATCTTTAATGTTTCTGGCTCAATACATCACTTTGTCTTTGACTGCTACTACTGCATGGAGTATCTTTGCGGTTGCTCAGTTGGTAGGTTGGGGAGCTCAATTCTACGGACATTTTATCTTTGAAAAAAGCCGTCCTGCGTTATTCGACAACTTATTCCAAGCGGTCGTATCTGCTCCTATTTTCGTAATTGCAGATGTGTTCTTCGAATTGGGGCTTAGAAAAGATGTGCAAGAAGCAGTTCGTCAAGAATTAGCAGCACAAGGCAAACTCAAAAACTTCAGCACTGCTCATTAA